The Musa acuminata AAA Group cultivar baxijiao chromosome BXJ1-8, Cavendish_Baxijiao_AAA, whole genome shotgun sequence genomic sequence ACGGCTCATGAAAGCCATGAATAGTACTTTTAGTGAGTGAATCAAATGATGTGCATTTTTAATGTGGCAAAGGTGACCAAAAAAAGTTCGGATCGGGTATGATTAGTATGATTTTTATAGTTTAAAAAATGTTTAACCCGGATCTGATTCGGATCCGAATTTAACATGGATCAACTCAACACCAATTGGTTTGATTCAACTTGTAGTTAGTACCTACATGGTTATACGGACCCGACCCGAATTTATAACGGGACAAGTCTGTGAAATCCGCATTTCATGCTGCATCCGAATCCGTTATTTTTTTATCAGACCGCGTCAATAAGACTGGTCCGATAAAATATCGCCGCCACTACGCGCCAAATTGCCCACCTTTCTGCGGGTGGAACGAACCGGAGGCCCAAATTTCCCGCAACACCCTCGTCTCCTAAGAACGAGAGCAACACCAACCGCTCCAACAGACTCTTACAGGGGTAGATCCGTCATCTCAACATCCATCTTTGGATCCTATATTTCTCGTCCCGTAGCCACACGATCGACATCTCACTTCGCCTTATGTCCACAAAagcgcgcgctctctctctctctccccttctctccctctttctctctctctctctctagaatcGCCAATGGCGCTTCGGATCGCCTTCTCCTCCCCCTCGATTCGATCGACCACGTCATCGCCGTCGTCTTCTTGTGGCAACCACCCTCCTTCCTCGCTGAGCCGGTTCCTGGGCTGCCCCCACGGGCGGTCCCCAGGCGAGCCCCTGACCGCCTCCGGCCGCAGCCGAAGGGCCGCCGTCGTGGCGACGTCGAACTTGGAGACGGCCGTGCCGGCCGTCGGGCAGGTCACGGAGGTCGACAAGGACACCTTCTGGCCCCTTGTCAAGGCCGCCGGCGAAAGGGTCGTCGTcctcgacatgtacacccggtggtAGGTTACGGCCCGTTCCTCCCTCTGCGAACCTAATTTCTGTCTTACGA encodes the following:
- the LOC135680500 gene encoding thioredoxin F1, chloroplastic-like — protein: MALRIAFSSPSIRSTTSSPSSSCGNHPPSSLSRFLGCPHGRSPGEPLTASGRSRRAAVVATSNLETAVPAVGQVTEVDKDTFWPLVKAAGERVVVLDMYTRWCGPCKVMAPKFKELSEKHLDVVFMKLDCNQENRPLAKELGIKVVPTFKILKDGKVVKEVTGAKYDDLVVAIETTKSS